In Leuconostoc kimchii IMSNU 11154, one genomic interval encodes:
- the argH gene encoding argininosuccinate lyase: MATTKLWGGRFTAKAAEWVDEFGASIHFDQQMAAEDLEGSIAHATMLGKQAIITPEESAQIVAGLKSLQEELTLGTLTFDVKNEDIHMNMEALLTEKIGAVAGKLHTARSRNDQVATDFHLWVKHRLPHVSEALTELQETLLTLATTHAGTIMSGYTHLQHAQPITYGHYLLAYFEMFQRDYERFEFNNKHTDILPLGAAALAGTTFPIDREFVAEQLDFSDIYHNSLDAVSDRDFALEFLSNAAILMMHLSRMAEELILWSTYEFNYIELSDDFSTGSSIMPQKKNADFAELVRGKTGRTYGALMALLTTMKSLPLAYNKDMQEDKEQVFDVMDTVIASIKIFTGMLGGLKVHEKRMLATTQDDFSNATELADYLATKGVPFREAHAIVGQLVLQGLQTHTPLQKMSLETLQAAAPQIEDDIYHVLASQTAVDRRTSLGGTAVSNVKKEIIRNQKKLEARQ, from the coding sequence ATGGCAACAACGAAATTGTGGGGCGGTCGGTTTACTGCAAAAGCAGCAGAATGGGTAGATGAATTTGGGGCATCCATTCACTTTGATCAGCAAATGGCTGCAGAAGATCTAGAAGGCTCAATTGCACATGCAACAATGTTGGGTAAACAAGCGATTATCACACCGGAGGAGTCGGCACAAATTGTTGCCGGGTTGAAATCTTTACAGGAAGAATTAACCCTAGGAACGTTAACGTTTGATGTGAAGAATGAAGACATTCATATGAATATGGAGGCGTTGTTAACTGAAAAAATTGGTGCTGTCGCAGGCAAGTTGCATACAGCGCGTTCACGTAATGACCAAGTAGCGACTGATTTTCATTTGTGGGTGAAACATCGTTTGCCTCACGTGTCTGAAGCATTAACTGAACTACAAGAGACACTGCTAACCTTGGCAACTACGCATGCTGGCACAATTATGTCTGGCTATACACACTTGCAACACGCACAACCAATTACGTATGGCCATTATTTGCTTGCTTATTTTGAAATGTTTCAACGTGATTATGAACGTTTTGAATTTAATAACAAGCATACCGATATTTTACCCCTAGGTGCTGCAGCATTAGCAGGTACAACATTCCCAATCGATCGTGAATTCGTTGCGGAACAACTTGATTTTAGTGACATTTATCATAATTCATTAGATGCTGTATCTGATCGCGATTTCGCTTTAGAGTTTTTATCAAATGCTGCTATTTTGATGATGCATTTATCACGTATGGCAGAAGAATTAATTTTATGGTCAACTTACGAGTTTAACTATATTGAACTCTCAGATGATTTCTCAACAGGTTCATCAATCATGCCACAAAAAAAGAATGCTGATTTTGCTGAACTTGTACGTGGTAAGACAGGTCGGACATATGGCGCATTGATGGCACTGTTAACGACGATGAAGTCATTGCCTTTAGCGTATAACAAAGACATGCAAGAGGACAAAGAGCAGGTATTTGATGTGATGGACACAGTCATTGCGTCGATTAAAATATTTACTGGTATGCTTGGTGGTCTTAAAGTGCATGAAAAGAGGATGCTTGCTACCACGCAAGATGATTTTTCAAATGCAACGGAGTTGGCTGATTATTTGGCCACAAAAGGTGTGCCATTCCGTGAGGCACATGCCATCGTTGGTCAACTGGTCTTACAAGGATTACAAACACACACGCCATTACAAAAAATGTCATTAGAGACGTTACAAGCAGCAGCGCCACAAATTGAAGATGATATTTATCATGTATTGGCATCGCAAACGGCGGTTGACCGTCGGACATCATTGGGTGGTACAGCAGTAAGCAATGTGAAAAAAGAAATTATTAGAAATCAGAAGAAGCTGGAGGCACGTCAATGA
- the argF gene encoding ornithine carbamoyltransferase gives MNSHFQGKSFLKEIDFSKKELETLIDLAAHFKYLKKNNIPHPYLQGKNIALLFEKTSTRTRSSFTVAANDLGAHAEFLGQHDIQFGKKESLEDTAKVFGRMYDAIEYRGFSQDIVEKLAQYSGVPVWNGLTDSWHPTQMLADFLTIKEQFGHIEGVTLAYMGDGRNNVANSLLVTGAILGVNVHIVAPKSLQPTQEIQALAQKQANLSGAELLVTDDIAIGVDAADVLYTDVWASMGEEETFEERIKLLTPYQINEKLVALTHNDQTIVLHDLPAFHDLKTTMSQEIYEKFGITEMEITDAVFHAPYAHQFEQAENRLHTIKSVMAATLGNLFIPEV, from the coding sequence ATGAACTCACATTTTCAAGGTAAATCATTTTTAAAAGAAATTGATTTTTCCAAAAAAGAATTAGAAACGCTTATTGATTTAGCAGCACATTTTAAGTATTTGAAGAAAAATAATATACCACATCCTTATCTTCAAGGGAAAAATATTGCATTATTATTTGAAAAAACGTCAACACGGACACGATCAAGTTTTACTGTTGCGGCGAATGATCTTGGCGCGCATGCTGAATTTCTGGGTCAACATGATATCCAATTTGGCAAGAAAGAGTCATTAGAAGATACGGCTAAAGTCTTTGGACGTATGTATGATGCCATTGAATACCGTGGCTTTTCACAAGATATTGTTGAAAAGTTGGCACAATATTCTGGTGTTCCTGTTTGGAATGGCTTGACTGATTCATGGCATCCAACGCAAATGTTGGCGGATTTTTTAACGATTAAAGAGCAATTTGGTCATATCGAAGGTGTGACGTTGGCTTATATGGGTGATGGCCGTAATAACGTCGCTAATTCGTTGTTGGTTACTGGTGCCATTTTAGGTGTCAATGTGCATATTGTTGCCCCTAAAAGTTTACAGCCAACACAGGAAATTCAAGCATTAGCTCAAAAGCAGGCAAATTTATCGGGTGCGGAATTGTTGGTTACTGATGATATTGCAATTGGTGTGGATGCTGCTGATGTTTTGTATACAGATGTCTGGGCATCAATGGGAGAAGAAGAAACATTTGAAGAACGAATTAAGTTGTTGACGCCTTATCAAATTAATGAAAAATTAGTAGCGCTGACACATAACGATCAGACAATTGTTTTACATGACTTACCAGCATTTCATGATTTAAAGACGACTATGTCACAAGAAATCTATGAGAAGTTTGGTATCACAGAGATGGAAATTACGGATGCTGTTTTCCATGCACCATATGCACATCAATTTGAACAAGCTGAAAATCGCTTACATACGATTAAATCTGTTATGGCAGCGACTTTGGGGAATTTATTTATACCAGAAGTTTAA
- a CDS encoding DHA2 family efflux MFS transporter permease subunit, whose amino-acid sequence MHTNHWKVIPAVIASGILSFSGVLIETAMNVTFPTLMTEFNTNANGVQWVTTGYLLAIAIIVPISSFLIRNFSTRQLFIVSNMLFLVGIILNSLSPSLTILLLGRVLQGIGTGIALPLMFHIILTQSPIKSRGMMMGIGSMITSLAPAIGPTYGGILLNTLGWRTIFWFLIILVLISLIIGLMSIPNETVSRNEKFPINTFAFLAIGLSLSLLAVEKLSLIMLVLGIVSLSAFYIANKKQALLHLTLFKNLNFNLYMYSFLVYQAILLGLSFILPNYLQIQLHVNASAAGLFMFPGALIGAILAPISGSLLDHFGQFRPVVIGLIISTIALILMVSYFQQLNFWTLMFMHMLLMVGIGFSYANLMTVTLATLPPSQTADGNGILNTTQQFVGASATAIVAQLITTAVHASPETGMIVGAQKGIGGLTLLIVLSLMLFVGAHFYNKKVG is encoded by the coding sequence ATGCATACAAATCATTGGAAAGTTATTCCCGCCGTCATCGCTTCTGGCATTTTAAGCTTTAGTGGCGTTCTAATCGAAACCGCTATGAATGTCACATTTCCAACATTAATGACCGAGTTTAATACAAATGCAAATGGTGTTCAATGGGTAACAACAGGTTACTTGTTAGCCATCGCTATTATTGTACCCATCTCTTCTTTTTTAATTCGCAATTTTTCAACAAGACAATTATTCATCGTTTCAAATATGTTATTTCTTGTTGGTATTATTCTAAATAGCCTTTCCCCCTCATTAACAATTCTATTACTTGGTCGTGTGCTTCAAGGTATTGGTACAGGAATTGCGCTGCCGCTGATGTTTCATATTATCTTAACGCAGTCACCTATCAAAAGTCGAGGCATGATGATGGGTATTGGTAGTATGATCACGTCACTGGCACCCGCAATTGGGCCAACTTACGGTGGCATACTATTGAATACATTAGGTTGGCGCACAATCTTTTGGTTTTTAATTATCTTAGTTTTAATATCATTAATTATTGGCCTGATGAGCATTCCAAATGAAACAGTTTCTCGCAATGAGAAATTTCCAATCAACACATTTGCCTTTTTAGCTATCGGATTGAGCTTATCGCTACTTGCAGTGGAAAAGTTATCGCTCATCATGTTAGTTCTTGGTATAGTATCATTGAGTGCTTTCTATATTGCCAACAAAAAACAAGCTTTATTACATCTCACTTTGTTTAAAAATCTTAATTTTAACCTATATATGTACAGTTTCTTAGTTTATCAAGCGATTTTGCTCGGTCTTTCTTTCATTTTACCCAATTATTTACAAATACAATTACACGTTAATGCTTCCGCAGCCGGTCTCTTTATGTTCCCCGGTGCTTTGATTGGTGCCATTCTAGCGCCGATTTCAGGCTCTCTACTGGATCATTTTGGTCAGTTTCGACCAGTGGTAATTGGTTTGATTATTTCTACAATTGCCTTAATACTCATGGTCAGTTATTTTCAACAACTTAATTTTTGGACATTAATGTTCATGCACATGCTCTTAATGGTCGGCATTGGCTTCTCTTATGCGAATTTAATGACTGTCACTTTAGCAACGTTGCCACCATCGCAAACAGCCGATGGTAACGGTATATTAAATACAACACAACAATTTGTCGGGGCTTCAGCAACAGCTATCGTTGCACAGCTTATCACAACGGCTGTACATGCATCACCAGAAACCGGTATGATAGTAGGGGCTCAAAAAGGTATTGGTGGCTTGACACTACTCATTGTGCTATCGCTCATGTTGTTTGTAGGCGCTCATTTCTACAATAAAAAAGTTGGCTAA
- a CDS encoding phosphoketolase family protein has translation MSIDSKNYLDHLDAYWRATNYLSVGQLYLLDNPLLREELTADQVKIHPIGHWGTITSQNFIYAHLNRAINKFNLNMFYVEGPGHGGQVMISNAYLDGSYTEAFPEITQDTAGMQKMFKRFSFPGGVASHADPKVPGSIHEGGALGYSILHGAGAVLDNPDLVAAVVIGDGEAETAPLATSWHVNKFLNPKNDGTVLPILNLNGFKIANPTVLSRETDETLTQYFTSLGWHPYFVSSFDKPIMQVHEEMAHTMDTVFEEIKAIRATAASQSSEEVTRPTWPMIVLRSPKGWTGPKSWDGQPIENSFRAHQIPIPADQNHPEYIPDLVNWLKSYQPEELFDEAGHLAPEIQEVLPKKSLRMANNSVTNAGVVKPLNLPDINDYLVDRQVPGNDLAQDAILLGGYIRDLIKLNPTNFRGFGPDETASNRFQDVFETTNRQWLLPIKEPNDQFMAPEGRIIDSMLSEHYDEGMLEAYTLTGRHGFFASYEVFIREVDDMIVQHFKWLNHSHDVSWRKDVPALNIIANSTVFQQDHNGYSHQDPGATTMLYEKQPDFIREFFPADANSLVATFEHAVQTKQQINYIVASKHPRLQWFTPLEAKQLVTQGLRVVDWASTDHGEKPDIIIASAGSEPTTESLAAIQILHEQIPTLKIRYINVLDLFKLRSDASYGLSQDAFDAYFTTDVPVLFAFHGYAPMVESIFFKRHNHNLAVHGYREAGDITTPFDMRVLNKIDRFNLVKAAVELLPTETSVKHADLIQLMNDKLDKHVSFTRSKGTDLPEVENWQWQPLN, from the coding sequence ATGAGTATTGACTCAAAGAATTATCTTGATCATCTAGACGCTTACTGGCGAGCTACTAACTATTTATCAGTCGGTCAACTTTATTTATTGGATAACCCACTACTTAGAGAAGAACTGACAGCGGATCAGGTTAAAATTCATCCGATTGGTCACTGGGGAACAATTACAAGCCAAAACTTTATCTATGCACACCTTAACCGTGCAATCAATAAATTCAACTTGAACATGTTTTACGTTGAAGGACCTGGTCACGGTGGTCAAGTCATGATTTCAAATGCTTATTTAGATGGTAGCTATACTGAGGCCTTTCCAGAAATCACACAAGATACTGCTGGCATGCAAAAAATGTTCAAACGTTTTTCATTCCCTGGCGGTGTTGCATCACACGCTGATCCAAAAGTACCTGGGTCAATTCATGAAGGTGGTGCTTTAGGCTATTCTATCCTTCACGGTGCTGGTGCGGTTCTTGATAACCCTGACTTAGTTGCTGCTGTTGTCATTGGTGATGGTGAAGCTGAAACTGCACCGTTAGCTACTTCTTGGCATGTCAATAAGTTTTTAAATCCTAAAAACGATGGGACAGTCTTACCAATTTTAAACCTTAACGGATTCAAGATTGCTAACCCCACTGTCTTGTCACGTGAAACTGATGAAACACTAACACAATACTTTACTAGCCTCGGTTGGCATCCCTATTTTGTTAGTTCATTTGATAAGCCTATTATGCAAGTTCATGAAGAAATGGCCCACACAATGGATACCGTTTTTGAGGAAATTAAAGCTATTCGTGCGACTGCTGCAAGCCAAAGTAGCGAAGAAGTCACACGGCCAACATGGCCTATGATTGTATTGCGCTCACCAAAGGGCTGGACTGGTCCTAAGAGTTGGGACGGTCAACCGATTGAAAATTCATTCCGTGCTCACCAAATTCCAATCCCTGCAGATCAAAACCATCCTGAATATATCCCTGATTTGGTTAATTGGCTAAAGTCGTACCAACCTGAGGAATTATTTGATGAAGCTGGTCATTTAGCCCCAGAAATTCAAGAAGTATTACCTAAAAAGTCATTACGTATGGCTAATAACAGCGTGACAAACGCTGGTGTCGTTAAGCCACTTAATCTCCCAGATATTAATGATTATCTCGTTGATCGTCAAGTACCTGGTAATGATTTAGCGCAAGATGCTATTTTGTTAGGTGGTTATATTAGAGACCTCATCAAGCTAAACCCAACGAATTTCCGCGGCTTTGGTCCAGATGAAACAGCTTCGAATCGTTTCCAAGATGTCTTTGAAACGACTAATCGTCAATGGTTACTACCAATTAAAGAACCAAATGATCAATTCATGGCACCTGAAGGTCGTATTATCGACTCAATGTTGTCAGAGCATTATGACGAAGGTATGTTAGAAGCCTACACATTAACAGGCCGTCATGGTTTCTTTGCAAGTTATGAGGTCTTCATACGTGAAGTCGACGACATGATTGTTCAACACTTTAAGTGGTTGAATCATTCACATGATGTTTCATGGCGTAAAGATGTCCCTGCCTTAAATATTATTGCTAACTCAACTGTGTTCCAACAAGACCATAATGGTTACTCACACCAAGATCCTGGTGCTACCACCATGCTTTATGAAAAGCAACCTGATTTCATCCGCGAATTTTTCCCAGCTGATGCCAATAGTTTAGTCGCAACATTTGAACATGCTGTGCAAACAAAGCAACAAATTAATTATATTGTCGCAAGTAAGCACCCTCGCTTACAATGGTTCACACCACTTGAAGCCAAGCAACTTGTTACTCAAGGGCTGCGTGTTGTTGATTGGGCAAGTACGGATCATGGTGAAAAACCTGATATCATCATTGCTTCTGCTGGATCAGAACCAACAACTGAAAGTTTGGCTGCAATTCAAATTTTGCACGAACAAATACCAACATTAAAAATTCGTTATATCAACGTTTTGGATTTGTTTAAACTACGTTCAGATGCAAGTTACGGTTTGAGCCAAGACGCGTTTGATGCTTACTTTACAACTGATGTGCCTGTTTTGTTCGCCTTCCATGGTTATGCACCAATGGTTGAATCTATCTTCTTCAAGCGCCATAATCATAATTTAGCTGTTCATGGTTATCGTGAGGCTGGTGATATCACCACACCATTTGATATGCGTGTCTTGAACAAAATTGATCGTTTCAACTTAGTCAAGGCTGCAGTTGAATTATTACCAACTGAAACGTCAGTTAAGCATGCTGATCTGATACAGTTAATGAACGATAAGTTAGATAAGCATGTGTCATTCACACGTTCAAAGGGAACAGACTTGCCAGAAGTTGAAAATTGGCAGTGGCAACCCCTTAACTAA
- a CDS encoding nucleoside 2-deoxyribosyltransferase, whose translation MRNHVFLAAPFKQLLTHDKVVDSQSMSLIKQVMQLLEEADFVVDNAHQREGWGQHMMTPDECTMADFEAIKKCHLFMAFPGYPASPGTHIEIGWASAFDKPIVLLLQENTTYAYLVRGLGTISRVNYLYYKDTADCLLKIKQFLNDK comes from the coding sequence TTGAGAAACCATGTATTCTTGGCAGCACCATTTAAACAACTATTAACCCATGACAAAGTCGTTGATTCACAAAGTATGAGTTTAATTAAACAGGTGATGCAACTACTTGAAGAAGCAGACTTTGTTGTCGATAACGCGCATCAACGTGAGGGATGGGGTCAACATATGATGACCCCAGATGAATGCACCATGGCAGATTTTGAAGCAATAAAAAAATGCCATCTGTTTATGGCATTTCCGGGGTATCCAGCATCGCCTGGTACACATATTGAAATAGGCTGGGCTTCGGCATTTGATAAACCAATTGTCTTGCTCTTACAAGAAAATACAACCTACGCTTATCTTGTGAGAGGTTTAGGAACTATCAGTCGCGTCAATTATTTATATTACAAAGATACTGCAGATTGTTTATTAAAAATTAAACAATTTTTGAATGACAAATAA
- a CDS encoding thymidylate synthase, with amino-acid sequence MSTYENFDSAYMSVLNDIYNHADFFNQPRGFQSREKIAYHFRINQPVQRGIYNQKRKCNIIFNFAEVLWYLTGNNRLDYISYYNKKMPDYSMDGRILTGTAYGSKLFNDKGQQSSQWQNVKDLLIKDPDSKRAVLQIFDGSELAIPNNLDVSCTLGLQFFIRDNHLDMIAYMRANDAFRGIVSDVFSFTFIQELMARELHIPVGKYYHSVGTMHIYEPDNLWVTHVLETPNEAQFKFPEMPLENNWDMIQELMAYEEKLRKNDIMMDWQAILATHMAPYWQQILALFSIYQMIHYNKKIDRTVFDHLLPIYQYFVRNKWPKHVVNLEVDSNE; translated from the coding sequence ATGTCAACGTATGAAAATTTTGATAGCGCCTATATGTCTGTACTTAATGACATTTACAACCACGCTGACTTTTTTAATCAACCTCGAGGGTTTCAAAGTCGCGAAAAAATCGCCTATCATTTTAGGATTAATCAACCAGTACAAAGAGGCATTTATAATCAAAAAAGAAAATGTAATATTATATTTAATTTTGCCGAAGTATTATGGTATTTAACAGGTAATAACCGCTTAGATTACATCAGCTACTATAATAAAAAAATGCCAGATTATTCAATGGATGGCCGTATTTTAACAGGTACTGCCTATGGATCGAAATTGTTTAATGATAAAGGTCAACAATCAAGTCAATGGCAAAATGTTAAAGATTTATTAATCAAAGATCCAGATTCTAAACGTGCAGTATTACAAATTTTTGATGGCAGTGAGTTGGCTATTCCAAACAATTTAGATGTGTCGTGCACTTTGGGTCTACAATTTTTTATTCGAGATAATCATCTAGATATGATTGCTTATATGCGAGCTAATGATGCTTTTCGCGGTATTGTGAGTGACGTTTTCTCATTTACCTTTATTCAAGAATTGATGGCGCGTGAGCTCCATATACCAGTAGGAAAGTATTATCACAGTGTAGGCACCATGCACATCTATGAACCTGATAATTTATGGGTAACGCATGTGTTAGAGACGCCAAACGAAGCACAATTTAAATTTCCAGAGATGCCACTCGAAAATAATTGGGATATGATTCAAGAATTGATGGCGTACGAAGAAAAACTGAGAAAAAACGACATTATGATGGATTGGCAGGCCATTTTAGCGACACATATGGCGCCTTATTGGCAGCAAATACTAGCGCTGTTTAGCATATATCAAATGATTCACTATAATAAAAAAATTGATCGAACAGTGTTTGATCATTTATTACCAATTTACCAGTATTTTGTGCGTAATAAATGGCCCAAGCATGTTGTAAATTTAGAGGTAGATAGCAATGAATAA